The DNA sequence CGTTTCCACCTCACTGTAGCCATCGCCTTCAGCCGCTGGATGTTTCGGTATATGGTCCTTTCAAAGCCCGATACAGGGAGGCCATGAATGCATGGATGATATCTCAACCCGGAAAAACGGTATCTATATACGAAGTGGCTCAATTTGCCAACACCGCGTATGTCGCCGCATTTTCTATGGAAAATGTTATTGCGGGGTTTCAGAAAACTGGGATACACCCATTTAACAGAAACACATTCACTGAGGATGATTTTTTGACATCATTTGTCACTGATAGACCTATGCCTGAGCTTCGAGATGCTGAAGTAACAACTGATGACGCCCATGAACTTGGTGCTAAAATTCCATCAACTGTCGATGCTCCTCCAACATCTGCTGATATCCTGTCTACCTCACCTTCACAAACAACAGGCTCAGTCAgtcatcagtcagtcagtcagtatcGAATCCATCAACCATGGTTTTATCTCCTGAATGTGTCCGACCATATCCAGAGGCGTTGCCTAGAAAGAATACTCAGAACCGATCCAAGAAGATGAAGAGCACCGTTATAACTGACACGCCTGAGAAGGATGCACGGAAAAA is a window from the Melitaea cinxia chromosome 3, ilMelCinx1.1, whole genome shotgun sequence genome containing:
- the LOC123669780 gene encoding MFS-type transporter clz9-like, translating into MLGFINASGGTVPPVFVFPRVHFKEFMLQGCPKGALDLANPRGWITEESFYRSMIHFIKYVKPSEENPCLLLCDNHSSHITIDIVTLARDNHITILTFPPHCSHRLQPLDVSVYGPFKARYREAMNAWMISQPGKTVSIYEVAQFANTAYVAAFSMENVIAGFQKTGIHPFNRNTFTEDDFLTSFVTDRPMPELRDAEVTTDDAHELGAKIPSTVDAPPTSADILSTSPSQTTGSVSHQSVSQYRIHQPWFYLLNVSDHIQRRCLERILRTDPRR